A stretch of the Serratia marcescens genome encodes the following:
- the nlpE gene encoding envelope stress response activation lipoprotein NlpE (NlpE, an outer membrane lipoprotein, interacts directly with CpxA, the sensor histidine kinase of the Cpx system for response to envelope stress.) → MKKITVALFLAAGALSLLGCNNHYQPKEQPLQAMPQSYQGLLPCADCGGLDTALFLDEDGTFVLQETYRGTKDGDQTFADYGKWARTADKLVLTDSNGEKRYFRPVGKSLEMLDRSGVPIESKLNYRLDPVEKPLPKTPMTLKGSYTYMADAAVFKDCATGKTFPVDNNIALEQGYAKAYKTAGEPVFLTFSAHFSVQPSMEEGLTEKALVPDGKIAFDRSKNCSSK, encoded by the coding sequence GTGAAGAAAATTACGGTAGCCCTGTTCCTCGCGGCAGGCGCACTCTCGTTGTTGGGATGCAACAATCATTATCAGCCGAAGGAACAACCGCTGCAGGCGATGCCGCAGAGTTATCAAGGGCTGTTGCCTTGCGCCGATTGCGGCGGTCTGGATACGGCGCTGTTCCTGGATGAGGACGGCACCTTCGTGCTGCAGGAAACCTATCGCGGCACCAAAGACGGCGATCAGACCTTTGCCGATTACGGTAAATGGGCGCGCACTGCGGATAAACTGGTGCTGACCGACAGCAACGGCGAAAAACGCTATTTCCGTCCGGTGGGCAAGAGTCTGGAAATGCTGGATCGCAGCGGCGTGCCGATCGAGTCCAAACTGAATTACCGCCTGGATCCGGTCGAGAAGCCGTTGCCTAAAACGCCGATGACGTTGAAAGGCAGCTACACCTATATGGCGGACGCGGCGGTCTTCAAGGACTGCGCTACCGGCAAAACCTTCCCGGTGGATAACAACATCGCGCTGGAGCAAGGTTACGCCAAAGCATATAAGACCGCCGGCGAGCCGGTATTCCTGACGTTCAGCGCGCATTTCAGCGTGCAGCCGTCGATGGAGGAAGGTCTGACCGAGAAGGCGCTGGTGCCGGACGGTAAAATCGCGTTCGATCGCAGCAAGAACTGCAGCAGCAAATAA